The Candidatus Nanosynbacter lyticus genome window below encodes:
- a CDS encoding TrmH family RNA methyltransferase: protein MQDTRNVADKFKGRSEAEIIRELDAKDHGLVIALENTERDFNMGTIVRSANAFGVRQIYVIGRRQWNKRGAMMTDKYLHVQYVSSTAEFVELMRSENREIIAIDNIPGSINMSETALPKCAVLVFGQEGPGISEEMAQAADKIVAIEQFGSTRSINVGAAATVAMYCWLQQHVLG from the coding sequence ATGCAAGACACACGAAATGTAGCTGACAAATTCAAAGGTCGCAGCGAGGCGGAGATCATAAGAGAGCTGGACGCCAAGGACCACGGCTTGGTGATTGCTCTGGAGAACACCGAGCGGGATTTTAACATGGGGACGATCGTCAGGAGTGCTAATGCGTTTGGGGTGCGGCAGATTTACGTCATCGGTCGGCGGCAATGGAACAAGCGCGGCGCCATGATGACGGATAAATATTTGCATGTGCAGTATGTCAGTTCGACGGCGGAGTTTGTCGAGCTAATGCGGTCTGAAAACAGAGAAATTATTGCGATTGATAATATCCCTGGCAGTATCAATATGTCGGAGACGGCCTTGCCAAAGTGTGCGGTACTGGTGTTTGGTCAGGAAGGACCGGGAATCTCCGAGGAGATGGCGCAGGCGGCAGACAAAATTGTGGCAATTGAACAGTTTGGCTCGACCCGCTCCATCAATGTCGGCGCGGCAGCCACCGTGGCGATGTATTGCTGGTTGCAGCAGCATGTGCTCGGTTGA